In a single window of the Helicobacter felis ATCC 49179 genome:
- a CDS encoding low molecular weight protein-tyrosine-phosphatase → MKPQSLLFLCLGNICRSMLARGIAQHHIQAQNLSLRVDGAGISAFHQGESAHPPIIKLAHKHGINIAHFTSKPITQALADRFDWIVAMDTSNVQALKDMGITHPHIHKLGNFGLEGVDIPDPYYFTRAQDLEKVYQMIAQGVGELLTHCHV, encoded by the coding sequence ATGAAACCTCAAAGTCTTTTGTTTCTATGCTTGGGCAATATCTGCCGCTCGATGTTGGCTAGGGGGATTGCCCAGCACCATATCCAAGCCCAAAATTTATCTCTACGCGTAGATGGCGCAGGGATTTCAGCTTTTCATCAGGGTGAATCTGCCCACCCTCCCATTATCAAACTAGCCCACAAACATGGCATCAACATCGCGCATTTCACGAGCAAACCCATCACCCAAGCTTTAGCCGATCGTTTCGATTGGATTGTGGCGATGGATACTAGCAATGTGCAGGCCTTAAAGGATATGGGGATCACTCACCCTCATATCCACAAGCTAGGCAATTTTGGTTTAGAGGGCGTGGACATTCCCGATCCCTATTACTTCACTCGCGCACAAGATTTAGAAAAAGTGTATCAGATGATCGCGCAGGGCGTAGGAGAGTTATTGACACACTGCCATGTTTAA